The Urbifossiella limnaea genome has a window encoding:
- a CDS encoding chemotaxis protein CheW — MPVDRQFCTFLLAGHHFGVDVTSVQEIIRAQEMTRVPLTAPVVRGLINLRGQIVTALDLRRRLGLPDRPDGDPPVNVVVRTDDGAVSLLVDEIGDVLDVPESAFEQSPETLTGPARGLIRGAYKLDGRLLLILDTDRTVDLADARAPD, encoded by the coding sequence ATGCCCGTCGACCGCCAGTTCTGCACGTTCCTCCTCGCCGGCCACCACTTCGGGGTGGACGTGACGAGCGTGCAGGAGATCATCCGCGCGCAGGAGATGACCCGCGTCCCGCTCACCGCGCCGGTCGTCCGCGGGCTCATCAACCTCCGCGGCCAGATTGTGACCGCCCTCGACCTGCGCCGCCGACTCGGTCTCCCCGACCGGCCGGACGGCGACCCGCCGGTGAACGTCGTCGTACGGACCGACGACGGGGCCGTCAGCCTTCTTGTGGACGAGATCGGCGACGTGCTGGACGTGCCCGAGAGTGCGTTCGAGCAGTCACCCGAGACGCTCACCGGCCCCGCACGCGGGCTCATTCGCGGGGCGTACAAGCTCGACGGGCGGTTGCTCCTGATCCTCGACACCGACCGCACGGTGGACCTCGCCGACGCCCGCGCCCCCGACTGA
- a CDS encoding methyl-accepting chemotaxis protein, whose translation MPPPKKPRTRPAAKPAASLDTVEFLRAAFDAVQTNVFFADPGLNLVYANGRALETLRGMESELRKVFGVGVDDLLGGSIHRFHRDPRAIERILHNRAALPHEAEFTFGSITLHARINAVPGAGGAVAGYVVHWDDVTAARQEQARLSAMLDAIDKSQAVIEFKMDGTILVANDNFLRLMGYTLDEVRGRHHGMFVDDATRTGAGYTEFWARLGRGEYQAGEFRRVAKGGREVWIQGSYTPVIDRSGKPVKVVKYASDVTAQVRLRLDVEGVLRRVAESATALAAASRQLGGVSQQMAANAEETAAQAGVASAAAEEVSTSVATVATGAEEMGASIREIARSAHEAAKVATSAVKVADRTNDTVAKLGESSAAIGNVVKVITSIAQQTNLLALNATIEAARAGEAGKGFAVVANEVKELAKQTARATEDIGRKIEAIQGDTRGAVEAIGQIGKVITEINDILNTIASAVEEQTATTGEISRSVTEAAKGSNEIARNITGVAQAARGTTEGAGETMRSADALSRMANELQQLVSGFKH comes from the coding sequence ATGCCGCCGCCGAAGAAGCCCCGCACCCGGCCCGCCGCGAAACCCGCCGCGAGCCTCGACACCGTGGAGTTCCTGCGGGCGGCGTTCGACGCCGTCCAGACCAACGTCTTCTTCGCCGACCCGGGGCTCAACCTCGTCTACGCCAACGGCCGGGCGCTGGAGACGCTCCGCGGCATGGAGAGCGAGTTGCGGAAGGTGTTCGGGGTCGGCGTGGACGACCTCCTGGGCGGGTCGATCCACCGGTTCCACCGCGACCCGCGGGCCATCGAGCGCATCCTCCACAACCGCGCCGCCCTGCCGCACGAGGCCGAGTTCACGTTCGGGTCGATCACCCTGCACGCCCGCATCAACGCCGTGCCCGGCGCCGGTGGGGCGGTGGCGGGCTACGTTGTCCACTGGGACGACGTGACAGCCGCCCGGCAGGAGCAGGCCCGGCTCTCGGCCATGCTCGACGCCATCGACAAGTCCCAGGCGGTGATCGAGTTCAAGATGGACGGCACGATCCTGGTGGCGAACGACAACTTCCTGCGGCTGATGGGCTACACTCTCGACGAGGTGAGGGGCCGGCACCACGGGATGTTCGTGGACGACGCGACCCGCACCGGCGCGGGCTACACCGAGTTCTGGGCGCGCCTCGGCCGGGGGGAGTACCAGGCGGGCGAATTCCGCCGCGTCGCCAAGGGCGGCCGGGAGGTGTGGATTCAGGGGAGCTACACCCCGGTGATCGACCGGTCCGGGAAGCCGGTGAAGGTGGTGAAGTACGCGTCCGACGTGACCGCACAGGTGCGGTTGCGGCTCGACGTGGAGGGCGTGCTGCGGCGGGTGGCCGAGAGTGCCACCGCCCTGGCCGCGGCGTCGCGCCAACTCGGCGGGGTGAGCCAGCAGATGGCCGCGAACGCCGAGGAAACGGCGGCGCAGGCGGGGGTGGCGTCGGCGGCCGCGGAGGAGGTGAGCACGAGCGTCGCCACCGTCGCCACCGGGGCCGAGGAGATGGGGGCGAGTATCCGCGAGATCGCCCGCAGCGCGCACGAGGCGGCCAAGGTGGCCACGTCCGCGGTCAAGGTCGCCGACCGCACGAACGACACGGTGGCAAAGCTCGGCGAGAGCAGCGCCGCGATCGGGAACGTGGTGAAGGTCATCACGTCGATCGCCCAGCAAACGAACCTGCTAGCGCTGAACGCGACGATCGAGGCAGCGCGGGCCGGCGAGGCCGGGAAGGGGTTCGCGGTGGTGGCCAACGAGGTGAAGGAACTGGCGAAGCAGACGGCGCGGGCGACCGAGGACATCGGCCGGAAGATCGAGGCGATCCAGGGCGACACCCGCGGGGCGGTCGAGGCGATCGGCCAGATCGGCAAGGTGATCACCGAGATCAACGACATCCTGAACACCATCGCCAGCGCCGTCGAAGAGCAGACGGCGACGACGGGGGAGATCAGCCGGAGCGTGACGGAGGCGGCGAAGGGGAGTAACGAGATCGCGCGGAACATTACCGGCGTAGCACAGGCCGCCCGCGGCACCACGGAGGGCGCCGGCGAGACGATGCGCTCGGCCGACGCCCTGTCGCGGATGGCGAACGAGTTGCAGCAGTTGGTGAGCGGGTTCAAGCATTGA
- a CDS encoding response regulator, producing MHALVIDDSRTVRAIIGKTLRDEGFAVSEAGDGRAGLAALARTPDVGLILVDWNMPVMDGLEFITAVRADRSYDGVRVVMVTTETEQAQVARAMAAGADEYVMKPFTRDILVAKLSLLGVLGE from the coding sequence ATGCACGCGCTCGTGATCGACGACTCCCGGACCGTCCGGGCCATCATCGGCAAGACGCTCCGCGACGAGGGGTTCGCCGTGTCCGAGGCCGGCGACGGCCGCGCCGGGCTCGCCGCGCTCGCCCGTACGCCCGACGTCGGCCTCATCCTCGTGGACTGGAACATGCCCGTGATGGACGGGCTTGAATTCATCACCGCGGTTCGCGCCGACCGCAGCTACGACGGCGTCCGGGTCGTGATGGTCACCACCGAAACCGAGCAGGCGCAGGTCGCCCGCGCCATGGCGGCCGGCGCGGACGAGTACGTGATGAAGCCGTTCACCCGCGACATCCTCGTCGCCAAGCTCAGCCTCCTCGGCGTCCTCGGGGAGTAG
- the cheB gene encoding chemotaxis-specific protein-glutamate methyltransferase CheB — protein sequence MPAIRVLIVDDSAVFRRAVAGELSADPTLEVVGTAANGRIALAKLAQVVPDLVVLDVEMPELDGLATLREIRKTYPKLPVIMFSAVTERGAAATLDALALGATDYFPKPAGGGLDASLRVIREELIPEIKALCTRPAALPPTPHVGPVPVSGRVDVVAVAASTGGPNALADLFAGLPVDFPVPVVIAQHMPPMFTRQLAERLSARFAVRVEEGRAGAALAPGHAWIAPGDYHLVLARDAAGVRVVLNQEPPENSCRPAADVMFRSVAKAYGPAALGVVLTGMGQDGLRGSEAIRAAGGRVIVQDEATSVVWGMPGAVARAGLADRVLPLAQLAPEVVRRVRVGREGGR from the coding sequence GTGCCCGCGATCCGCGTCCTGATCGTCGACGACTCGGCCGTGTTCCGCCGCGCGGTGGCCGGGGAGCTGTCCGCCGACCCGACCCTTGAAGTCGTCGGCACCGCGGCCAACGGCCGCATCGCCCTCGCCAAGCTGGCGCAGGTCGTGCCGGACCTCGTCGTCCTCGACGTGGAGATGCCCGAGCTAGACGGGCTGGCGACGCTCCGCGAGATCCGCAAGACGTACCCGAAGCTGCCGGTCATCATGTTCAGCGCGGTGACCGAGCGCGGCGCGGCCGCGACCCTTGACGCACTCGCCCTCGGCGCCACCGACTACTTCCCGAAGCCGGCCGGCGGAGGGCTCGACGCTTCACTTCGAGTCATCCGTGAGGAGTTGATCCCGGAAATCAAGGCGCTCTGTACCCGCCCCGCGGCGCTCCCCCCTACCCCGCACGTCGGACCGGTGCCCGTGTCCGGTCGCGTGGACGTGGTCGCGGTCGCGGCGTCCACCGGCGGGCCGAACGCCCTCGCCGACCTGTTCGCCGGCCTTCCCGTCGACTTCCCGGTGCCGGTCGTAATCGCCCAGCACATGCCGCCCATGTTCACCCGCCAACTCGCCGAGCGGCTGTCGGCGCGGTTCGCCGTGCGGGTCGAGGAGGGCCGAGCCGGTGCGGCACTCGCCCCCGGACACGCCTGGATCGCGCCTGGGGATTATCACCTGGTACTCGCCCGCGACGCCGCGGGGGTGCGCGTGGTGTTGAACCAGGAGCCACCCGAGAACTCGTGCCGCCCGGCCGCGGACGTGATGTTCCGCTCGGTCGCCAAGGCGTACGGCCCGGCGGCGCTCGGCGTCGTCCTGACCGGCATGGGGCAGGACGGGCTACGCGGCAGCGAGGCGATTCGTGCCGCCGGCGGGCGGGTGATCGTCCAGGACGAGGCGACCTCGGTGGTGTGGGGGATGCCGGGGGCGGTGGCCCGCGCCGGGCTCGCCGACCGCGTTCTGCCGCTGGCCCAGCTCGCGCCCGAGGTCGTGCGGCGGGTCCGCGTCGGCCGGGAGGGCGGCCGATGA
- a CDS encoding CheR family methyltransferase: MTAQDFEYVCRFVRDRSAIVLDAGKEYLVESRLSPLAAQLRLGSVGDLIGQLRTGRDAGLGTRVIEAMVTNETLFFRDVQPFDTLRRVVLPELIRRREAERRLSVWCAACSTGQEPYSLAMLIREYFPALVTWHVNILATDLSAEVLARARDGRYSQLEVNRGLPAAFLLKYFRQQGGVWELADDMRRMVEFRELNLVREWPSLPRFDLVFLRNVMIYFDVGTKKAILDRVARVLRPDGYLLLGAAESTINLADSFRRAEELKGGFYQSVG; this comes from the coding sequence ATGACCGCCCAGGACTTCGAGTACGTGTGCCGGTTCGTCCGCGACCGCAGCGCCATCGTGCTGGACGCGGGGAAGGAGTACCTCGTCGAGTCGCGCCTAAGCCCGCTCGCCGCGCAGCTCCGGCTCGGCTCGGTAGGCGACCTGATCGGGCAGCTGAGGACCGGCCGCGACGCCGGGCTCGGCACCCGCGTCATCGAAGCGATGGTGACGAACGAGACGCTGTTCTTCCGCGATGTGCAGCCGTTCGACACCCTTCGGCGGGTCGTGCTGCCGGAGTTAATCCGCCGCCGCGAGGCGGAGCGGCGGCTGTCCGTCTGGTGCGCCGCGTGCTCGACCGGGCAGGAGCCGTACAGTCTTGCAATGCTGATCCGCGAGTACTTCCCGGCTCTCGTCACGTGGCACGTCAACATCCTGGCTACGGACCTGTCGGCGGAGGTTTTAGCTCGGGCGCGTGACGGTCGTTACAGCCAGCTTGAGGTGAACCGCGGGCTGCCGGCGGCCTTCCTCCTGAAATACTTCCGCCAGCAGGGCGGCGTGTGGGAATTAGCCGACGACATGCGGCGCATGGTCGAATTCCGGGAGCTGAACCTCGTCCGCGAGTGGCCGTCGCTGCCGCGGTTCGACCTCGTGTTCCTGCGGAACGTGATGATCTACTTCGACGTGGGCACGAAAAAGGCGATCCTCGATCGCGTGGCCCGCGTGCTGCGACCCGACGGTTACCTCCTCCTTGGAGCGGCCGAATCGACGATCAACCTGGCGGACAGTTTTCGCCGGGCGGAGGAATTAAAGGGCGGCTTTTACCAGTCCGTTGGCTGA
- a CDS encoding chemotaxis protein CheX, with translation MDTRDELLGAFDTGVVTSLRELAGVEAVRCGGCVGDADVAAALRLDVGAGWWAALAFPYATAAALARRVLAGVADEPDAALVRDCVAEFLNVAAGQAKTLLYGTPHHFTFATPTTPPDTAAGDGVGFESECGTFLLYLFPAAATAAPTICQGA, from the coding sequence GTGGACACGCGGGACGAGTTACTCGGTGCGTTCGACACCGGCGTCGTGACCTCACTGCGGGAGTTGGCCGGCGTCGAGGCGGTCCGGTGCGGCGGGTGTGTCGGCGACGCCGACGTCGCGGCGGCGCTCCGGTTGGACGTCGGAGCGGGGTGGTGGGCAGCCCTCGCGTTCCCGTACGCCACCGCCGCCGCGCTCGCGCGCCGGGTGCTGGCGGGTGTCGCGGACGAGCCGGATGCCGCGTTGGTCCGCGACTGCGTGGCCGAGTTCCTGAACGTGGCGGCCGGGCAGGCCAAAACCCTACTCTATGGCACGCCGCACCACTTCACGTTCGCCACCCCGACCACGCCGCCTGACACGGCCGCCGGGGACGGGGTCGGATTCGAATCCGAGTGCGGCACGTTCCTCCTGTACCTGTTCCCGGCGGCCGCAACTGCAGCGCCGACCATCTGCCAGGGGGCCTGA
- a CDS encoding protein kinase domain-containing protein: MTRATRGVVSAAEFAQRVTLSGLLDPADIPPAADGATAARMLVEAGKLTAFQAEAILGERFEELRIGNYEVLDRLGAGGMGAVFKARHRRMKRVVALKVLSREGARSGTLAERFQREVETLARLAHPNIVMAYDADEAEAGPFLVMELVTGRDLASEVADRGPLPVEDAVDRILQASRGLEYAHAQGIVHRDIKPGNILRDTEGLVKVADLGLARLNEPANPAANLSLTQAGTVVGTAEYMPPEQAVDSGEVDHRADVYSLGCTLFFLLTGRAPYQAASIMSMFLKHRDEPVPSVRALRPAVPAELDAVFQRMAAKAPADRYQSMTEVAAALERVRANLSPANVGTGEWSAMPPASAVPPGKTRVIDRNSPAGSSESTGEFALSPPSTATAAPASGVAGRTVVLAEPSRTQAGIIRRYLQQLGAANVHAAESGAEALALAKREGAAVVVSSMHLKDMTGAQLATALLADPSCAGVGFVLATSEADGQAPGAVPTSPRVVVMPKPFDAERLARSVAAVVR, translated from the coding sequence ATGACCAGAGCGACCCGTGGAGTGGTTTCCGCCGCCGAGTTCGCACAGCGCGTTACCCTCAGTGGACTACTCGACCCGGCCGACATCCCCCCGGCTGCCGACGGCGCGACGGCCGCGCGTATGCTCGTCGAGGCCGGGAAGCTGACCGCCTTCCAGGCCGAAGCGATCCTCGGCGAGCGGTTCGAGGAGTTGCGGATCGGGAACTACGAGGTTCTCGACCGACTCGGGGCCGGCGGGATGGGTGCGGTGTTCAAGGCCCGGCACCGACGGATGAAGCGCGTCGTCGCCCTCAAGGTGCTGTCCCGCGAGGGCGCGCGCTCGGGCACGCTGGCCGAGCGGTTCCAGCGCGAGGTGGAGACGCTCGCCCGGCTCGCCCACCCCAACATCGTGATGGCTTACGACGCCGACGAGGCGGAGGCCGGGCCTTTCCTGGTGATGGAACTCGTGACCGGCCGCGACCTGGCCTCCGAGGTCGCCGACCGCGGGCCGCTCCCGGTCGAGGACGCAGTCGACCGCATCCTTCAGGCCTCCCGCGGGCTCGAGTACGCCCACGCCCAGGGGATCGTTCACCGGGACATCAAGCCGGGGAACATCCTCCGCGATACCGAGGGGCTTGTGAAGGTGGCCGACCTCGGGCTGGCCCGGTTGAACGAGCCCGCCAATCCGGCCGCGAACCTGTCACTGACCCAGGCCGGCACGGTCGTCGGCACGGCCGAGTACATGCCGCCCGAACAGGCCGTCGATTCTGGTGAGGTAGACCACCGGGCGGACGTGTACAGCCTCGGCTGCACGCTGTTCTTCCTGCTGACCGGCCGGGCACCGTACCAGGCTGCTTCGATCATGTCGATGTTCTTGAAGCACCGTGACGAGCCGGTGCCGAGCGTCCGTGCCCTACGGCCGGCGGTGCCGGCCGAGCTCGACGCCGTGTTCCAGCGGATGGCCGCGAAGGCGCCCGCCGACCGCTACCAGTCGATGACGGAGGTGGCTGCGGCACTGGAACGAGTCCGGGCGAACCTCTCGCCGGCCAACGTTGGGACTGGTGAGTGGTCGGCGATGCCGCCTGCGTCGGCCGTGCCTCCCGGCAAGACCCGCGTCATCGACCGAAACTCCCCCGCGGGGTCCAGCGAGTCGACTGGGGAGTTCGCGCTGTCACCACCGTCCACCGCCACGGCCGCGCCGGCGAGCGGCGTCGCAGGACGAACCGTCGTGCTGGCGGAGCCGTCGCGGACGCAGGCCGGGATCATCCGCCGCTACCTCCAGCAACTCGGCGCCGCGAACGTGCACGCGGCCGAGTCGGGGGCCGAGGCACTCGCGCTCGCGAAACGCGAGGGAGCGGCAGTGGTCGTTTCGTCGATGCACCTGAAAGACATGACCGGGGCACAACTCGCGACCGCGTTACTGGCTGACCCCTCGTGCGCCGGAGTCGGGTTCGTGTTGGCGACCAGTGAGGCCGACGGCCAAGCCCCCGGCGCCGTCCCCACCAGCCCGCGAGTCGTGGTGATGCCGAAGCCCTTCGACGCCGAGCGCCTCGCCCGATCGGTCGCCGCCGTCGTACGCTAA
- the glgX gene encoding glycogen debranching protein GlgX: MNPTITGQPAPLGATVADGGCNFSLFSRTAGGVDLLLFDREDGAAARVVPLDPVSNRTYHYWHTFVPGVKAGQLYGYRVRGPVDPDRGLRFDPEKVLLDPYGRGVVIPPGYSPEPARRPGDNAATAMKSVVVDSGAYDWEGDAPLRRPSARTVVYEMHVRGFTRHPNSGLKDAVRGTYVGLAEKVDYLRDLGVTAVELLPVHAFDPFACPAGLVNYWGYQSVNYFSPHPQYSSRRDPLGAVDEFRDMVKALHRAGIEVILDVVFNHTAEGNHDGPTLSYKGIDNPTYYMLEQGGSRYADYSGCGNTFNANHPVARRLIVDSLRYWVTEMHVDGFRFDLASILSRAPDGRPLPNAPVLWDIESDPALAGIKLIAEAWDAAGLYQVGSFVGDAWKEWNGRFRDDARDFLRGAPGSVGRFADRMLGSHEVYGHKGREAEQSVNFVTCHDGFTLNDLVSYNEKHNEANGEQNRDGANDNRSWNCGAEGPTDDPAVEAMRNRQVKNAHATTLMSIGLPMILMGDEVRRTQGGNNNFYCHDTEANWFDWALVQKHADVHRFVKLLLARRVLRDVWHEEQRLSLTELIARANKAWHGTRLNQPDWGENSRSIAFGGELPGEGLTFHMILNGYWEPLEFELPGGRGWRRWIDTALPSPDDICEWTAAPAIPGVSYRAGARSVVMLFAETR; encoded by the coding sequence ATGAACCCCACGATCACCGGTCAACCCGCCCCCCTCGGCGCGACCGTCGCCGACGGCGGCTGCAACTTCAGCCTGTTTTCGCGCACCGCGGGCGGCGTGGACCTGCTCCTGTTCGACCGCGAGGACGGCGCCGCGGCCCGCGTCGTGCCCCTCGACCCCGTCTCGAACCGCACCTACCACTACTGGCACACGTTCGTCCCGGGGGTGAAGGCCGGACAGCTCTACGGCTACCGGGTGCGCGGGCCGGTTGACCCCGACCGGGGGCTGCGGTTCGACCCCGAGAAGGTTCTCCTCGACCCCTACGGCCGCGGCGTCGTCATCCCGCCCGGGTACTCCCCGGAGCCGGCCCGCCGCCCCGGCGACAACGCCGCGACCGCGATGAAGAGTGTCGTCGTGGACAGCGGCGCTTACGACTGGGAGGGCGACGCCCCGCTCCGCCGACCGTCGGCTCGGACCGTCGTCTACGAGATGCACGTCCGCGGCTTTACCCGCCACCCGAACTCGGGGCTGAAGGACGCCGTCCGCGGGACGTACGTCGGGCTGGCCGAGAAGGTGGACTACCTGCGCGACCTCGGCGTTACCGCGGTCGAGTTGCTGCCGGTCCACGCCTTCGACCCGTTCGCCTGCCCGGCCGGGCTCGTTAACTACTGGGGCTACCAGTCGGTCAACTACTTCTCGCCGCACCCGCAGTACAGCTCCCGCCGCGACCCGCTCGGCGCGGTGGACGAGTTCCGCGACATGGTCAAGGCGCTCCACCGGGCCGGCATCGAGGTGATCCTCGACGTGGTGTTCAACCACACCGCCGAGGGGAACCACGACGGCCCCACGCTCTCGTACAAGGGGATCGACAACCCGACGTACTACATGCTCGAACAGGGCGGGAGCCGGTACGCCGACTACTCCGGGTGCGGCAACACGTTCAACGCCAACCACCCGGTCGCCCGCCGGCTGATTGTGGACAGCCTGCGCTACTGGGTGACCGAGATGCACGTGGACGGGTTCCGGTTCGACCTCGCGTCGATCCTGTCCCGCGCCCCGGACGGCCGCCCGCTGCCGAACGCGCCTGTGCTGTGGGACATCGAGTCGGACCCGGCGCTGGCCGGGATAAAGCTGATCGCCGAGGCGTGGGACGCGGCCGGGTTGTACCAGGTGGGGAGCTTCGTCGGCGACGCCTGGAAGGAGTGGAACGGCCGGTTCCGCGACGACGCGCGCGACTTCCTCCGCGGCGCCCCCGGCTCGGTCGGGCGGTTCGCCGACCGGATGCTCGGCAGCCACGAGGTGTACGGCCACAAGGGGCGCGAGGCCGAGCAGAGCGTCAACTTCGTGACCTGCCACGACGGGTTCACGCTCAACGACCTCGTGAGTTACAACGAGAAGCACAACGAGGCCAACGGGGAGCAAAACCGCGACGGGGCGAACGACAACCGGAGCTGGAACTGCGGCGCCGAAGGCCCGACCGACGACCCCGCGGTGGAGGCGATGCGGAACCGGCAGGTTAAGAACGCTCACGCCACCACGCTGATGTCGATCGGGCTGCCGATGATCCTGATGGGCGACGAGGTGCGGCGAACGCAGGGCGGGAACAACAACTTCTACTGCCACGACACCGAGGCCAACTGGTTCGACTGGGCGTTGGTGCAGAAGCACGCCGACGTCCACCGGTTCGTGAAACTGCTGCTCGCCCGCCGGGTACTCCGGGACGTGTGGCACGAGGAGCAGCGGCTGAGCCTCACGGAACTGATCGCCCGGGCGAACAAGGCCTGGCACGGGACGCGACTGAACCAGCCCGACTGGGGCGAGAACTCCCGCAGCATCGCGTTCGGGGGCGAGCTCCCGGGCGAGGGGCTGACGTTCCACATGATCCTGAACGGCTACTGGGAGCCGCTCGAGTTCGAGTTGCCGGGTGGGAGGGGATGGCGGCGCTGGATCGACACCGCGTTGCCGTCGCCGGACGATATCTGCGAGTGGACCGCGGCGCCCGCAATACCGGGCGTGAGCTACCGGGCCGGCGCGCGGTCGGTCGTCATGCTCTTCGCGGAGACGCGGTAG
- a CDS encoding cation:proton antiporter: MFDTILAQAHSLPPLARFSVAMLILFTVPPLCRRARVPGVVGLLVAGVLIGPHGLEVAPKHGEVANFFAELGKLLLMFFAGLEIDLVMFNRSRNRSLGFGALTFTLPLAGGFLVGFWAGYPWVGALLIGSLLASHTLIAFPIVEKLGRVRNEAVTVTIGATVFTDVAALLVLAVCIPIHASGFSPESFAIQLLQLAVYVPAVVLGLGWVSRKLFAYKPAKEGQFALMLLMVAVAAVAAEAIHLEGIIGAFLAGLAVNTATRNSEAKHELEFIGNHLFIPVFFLTIGFLIDLKAFADTLVSNFWLVFGIVGGLIGSKFVAAEIARRMYSYTRDEGLTMWSLSLPQVAATLAAALVAYDTKNAAGERLIDEPVLNSVIVLLVVTSVLGPVLTERFARRLPPPGGGVEPAAPPTATVVAVGEHHSLV, translated from the coding sequence ATGTTCGACACCATTCTCGCACAGGCCCACAGCCTGCCGCCGCTGGCCCGGTTCTCGGTGGCGATGCTAATCCTCTTCACCGTCCCGCCGCTGTGCCGCCGCGCGCGCGTCCCTGGCGTGGTCGGGCTGCTGGTGGCCGGGGTACTGATCGGGCCGCACGGTCTTGAGGTCGCCCCCAAGCACGGGGAGGTCGCCAACTTCTTCGCCGAGCTCGGCAAGCTCCTGCTCATGTTCTTCGCCGGGCTGGAGATCGACCTCGTCATGTTCAACCGGTCGCGGAACCGGTCGCTCGGGTTCGGCGCGCTCACGTTCACCCTGCCGCTCGCTGGCGGCTTCCTGGTCGGGTTCTGGGCCGGGTACCCGTGGGTCGGCGCCCTGCTCATCGGGTCCCTGCTGGCGTCCCACACGCTGATCGCGTTCCCGATCGTGGAGAAGCTCGGCCGCGTGCGGAACGAGGCGGTCACGGTGACCATCGGCGCGACCGTGTTCACCGACGTCGCCGCCCTGCTCGTTCTCGCGGTGTGCATCCCGATCCACGCCTCGGGGTTCTCCCCGGAGTCGTTCGCGATCCAGTTGCTCCAGCTCGCCGTCTACGTCCCCGCCGTGGTCCTCGGGCTGGGGTGGGTCAGCCGCAAACTATTTGCCTACAAGCCGGCCAAGGAGGGGCAGTTCGCCCTGATGCTGCTGATGGTCGCGGTGGCGGCGGTCGCGGCCGAGGCGATCCACCTGGAGGGGATCATCGGCGCCTTCCTGGCCGGACTGGCCGTGAACACCGCGACCCGGAACAGCGAGGCCAAGCACGAACTGGAGTTCATCGGGAACCACCTGTTCATCCCGGTCTTCTTCCTGACGATCGGGTTCCTGATCGACCTGAAAGCGTTCGCCGACACCCTCGTATCCAACTTCTGGCTCGTCTTCGGGATCGTCGGCGGGCTGATCGGGTCGAAGTTCGTCGCCGCCGAGATCGCCCGCCGCATGTACAGCTACACCCGCGACGAGGGGCTGACGATGTGGTCGCTCTCGCTCCCGCAGGTCGCCGCGACCCTTGCGGCCGCGCTGGTCGCGTACGACACGAAGAACGCGGCCGGCGAGCGACTGATCGACGAGCCGGTGCTGAACTCGGTGATCGTGCTGCTCGTCGTCACCTCCGTTCTCGGTCCGGTTCTCACCGAGCGGTTCGCCCGGCGGCTGCCGCCCCCGGGCGGCGGGGTCGAGCCGGCAGCCCCGCCGACCGCGACGGTGGTGGCCGTCGGGGAGCACCACAGCTTGGTGTGA